In Falco biarmicus isolate bFalBia1 chromosome 5, bFalBia1.pri, whole genome shotgun sequence, a single genomic region encodes these proteins:
- the LRRC4 gene encoding leucine-rich repeat-containing protein 4 — MKLLWQVTVYHHRRRRAWRAALVSYLTVHAWILYVAAASPGPQSCPSVCSCSNQFSKVVCTRRGLAEVPPGIPSNTRYLNLMENNIQMIQADTFRHLHHLEVLQLGRNAIRQIEVGAFNGLASLNTLELFDNWLTVIPSGAFEYLSKLRELWLRNNPIESIPSYAFNRVPSLMRLDLGELKKLEYISEGAFEGLYNLKYLNLGMCNIKDMPNLTPLVGLEELEMSGNNFPEIKPGSFHGLKSLKKLWIMNSQINLIERNAFDDLTALVELNLAHNNLSSLPHDLFAPLRYLVELHLHHNPWDCDCDILWLSWWLREYIPTNSTCCGRCHAPLHMRGRFLVEVDQTSFQCSAPFIMDAPMDLNISEGRVAELKCRTPSMSSVRWLLPNGTVLSHASSHPRISVLNDGTLNFSHVLLTDTGVYTCMVTNVAGNSNASAYLNVSTAELNTSNYSFFTTVTVETTEISPEDISPKFTKPVPTTSTGYQPAYTTTTTVLVQTTRTPKQVAVPTADSGDKMQTSLDEVMKTTKIIIGCFVAVTLLAAAMLIVFYKLRKRHQQRSTVTAARTVEIIQVDEDIPPAATATTAAPTGVSGEGAVVLPAIHDHINYNTYKPAHGAHWTENSLGNSLHPPGTTLSEPYIIQTHTKEKVQETQI; from the coding sequence ATGAAGCTCTTGTGGCAGGTAACTGTGTACcaccaccgccgccgccgcgcctgGAGAGCTGCCCTGGTCTCCTACCTGACGGTACACGCGTGGATTCTATACGTtgccgccgcctcccccggaCCCCAGAGCTGCCCCTCCGTTTGCTCCTGCAGTAACCAATTCAGCAAGGTGGTCTGCACCCGTCGTGGCCTCGCTGAGGTTCCCCCTGGGATCCCCTCCAACACCCGGTATCTCAACCTCATGGAGAACAACATCCAGATGATCCAGGCGGATACTTTCCGCCACTTGCATCACCTGGAGGTCCTGCAGTTGGGCAGGAACGCCATCCGGCAGATCGAGGTGGGGGCTTTCAACGGGCTGGCCAGCCTCAACACCCTGGAGCTCTTTGACAACTGGTTGACCGTCATCCCCAGTGGGGCCTTCGAGTACCTCTCCAAGCTGCGGGAGTTGTGGTTGAGGAACAACCCCATTGAGAGCATCCCCTCGTACGCCTTCAACCGGGTGCCCTCCCTCATGCGCCTGGATCTGGGCGAGCTGAAGAAGCTGGAGTACATCTCTGAGGGGGCTTTTGAGGGGTTGTACAACCTCAAGTACCTGAACCTGGGGATGTGCAACATTAAGGACATGCCCAACCTGACGCCCTtggtggggctggaggagctggagatgTCGGGCAATAACTTCCCCGAGATCAAACCGGGCTCCTTCCATGGGCTCAAGTCCCTCAAAAAGCTCTGGATTATGAACTCACAGATCAACTTGATTGAACGGAATGCCTTCGATGACCTGACAGCACTGGTGGAGCTCAACCTGGCCCACAACaacctctcctccctgccccatgaCCTCTTCGCCCCGCTGCGGTACCTGGTGGAGCTCCACCTGCACCACAACCCTTGGGACTGCGACTGCGACATCCTCTGGCTGTCGTGGTGGTTGCGGGAGTACATCCCCACCAACTCTACCTGCTGTGGGCGCTGCCATGCCCCCCTGCACATGCGGGGCAGGTTCCTGGTGGAGGTAGACCAGACCTCCTTCCAGTGCTCAGCACCCTTCATCATGGATGCCCCCATGGACCTCAACATCTCCGAGGGACGGGTGGCCGAGCTCAAGTGTCGAACTCCTTCCATGTCCTCTGTTAGGTGGTTGCTGCCTAACGGGACAGTCTTGAGCCACGCGTCCAGCCACCCACGCATCTCCGTCCTCAACGACGGCACCTTGAACTTCTCCCACGTCTTGTTGACGGACACCGGGGTTTACACCTGCATGGTGACCAACGTGGCGGGGAACTCCAATGCCTCGGCCTACCTCAACGTGAGCACGGCCGAGCTCAACACCTCCAACTACAGCTTCTTCACCACCGTGACGGTGGAGACCACCGAGATCTCCCCGGAGGACATCTCCCCCAAGTTCACCAAGCCCGTGCCCACCACGTCGACGGGCTACCAGCCGGCgtacaccaccaccaccaccgtcCTGGTCCAGACCACGCGGACGCCCAAGCAGGTGGCGGTACCCACCGCTGACTCCGGCGACAAGATGCAGACCAGCTTGGACGAGGTGATGAAGACCACCAAGATCATCATCGGTTGCTTCGTGGCGGTGACACTCCTGGCTGCGGCCATGCTCATCGTCTTCTACAAACTCCGCAAGCGGCACCAGCAACGCAGCACCGTGACGGCTGCACGGACGGTCGAGATCATCCAGGTGGACGAGGACATCCCGCCAGCGGCGACGGCGACCACGGCGGCTCCCACTGGCGTATCAGGTGAGGGGGCAGTCGTCCTGCCCGCCATTCATGACCACATTAACTACAACACCTACAAACCGGCACACGGGGCCCACTGGACAGAGAACAGCTTGGGGAACTCTCTGCACCCCCCTGGGACCACCCTCTCTGAACCCTATATAATTCAGACCCACACCAAGGAGAAAGTACAGGAAACCCAgatatga